The Oncorhynchus kisutch isolate 150728-3 linkage group LG10, Okis_V2, whole genome shotgun sequence region CGCGGCATCTTATCAAAGTGAAAGTTGTTAACGTTAGTCAACACTGCAACTGCAGCGCTACATGGAAGTATATCGATTGTTGCAAAATATGTTGCCATAGAACGACATACAAGGATAGAAAAAGCCTAGACGATAACAAAATGAGTTCTCTGCAAGATGAATTTGAGGTAGGATACGGTAAACTTAGTTTTCATTTGGCCAATAACACTGTTTTATATGGTCAATTTGTATGCGCCTTTCTTGTTTGTATTGTAGTCCTACGGACCCAATGTTCAATTTGTGTTTTGGTCGATGTGAAACTTTTAACGTTGGATAAGaactatgttttttttaatcacaTTTCTCATACGTTTAGACTAAACCTAAATAACGTCATCAAACACTATTGAGTTATTACACTTTATAAGTAGGCCTATGTGGTTAGAGAGGACAGGGCAAGAGCAGTGTGTGTTTCATTGTGCGCTGTGTTGTGATCTGTTTTTGAATAAACCATGCCCTTAGGCTCCATTTGCATTTGTTGCAATGTTCTGTCGATCTTCATGTTGAATGTGCCCGATCTTCTATTTTATTTACAACATGATTGAGACCAGCCTGTTCATTTTAGATTCTTATTGTCCTTTTCTTATTTGTCTGTTAACTCAGCTGGAGAAAAGTGTCAGGCGGTTCAGGGAGACATTCCATGGAAAGATAGCGGTGGAAAAGGCAACCTTACTGATGAGACGCTATGCCAACAACCATCAAATGGTCACCTGGGCAGTTATACTGAAGAAAGGCAACGGTAAAGAAATGGTTCACAGTAAATGCAAACCCCAGTCATACCACCATAGGAAACCCCTATGGAGAGGTTTCCAAGACACCAGGTCCTGTACTAAAAAGCTTGTTCACTGGGGATTCTCCATTAAATATGCCCCTTAGTCCAGGAACAGAACTAGGATTCATCTGTCCTGGAAACTAtcctttaaaggggcaatctgcagttgctacatccgtTTGTCGGACTTATGCATTtgtgatatgtacccattgattcttgaagaatataacttataaatgcctcgtgagcttagttcaactgtcgtaacccatcagaacccaaaatataagcttgttttactcttGTTTTACTTGTTTTACTCCAAGCTTATAAGTAAGCAaagtcaatttaaaaaaaaacacgaTACatcttcaaaacatggttaaaactatcatttttatatcatggatggtcagtccttgcatccatagctctgcgTATACATTTAAAAGTGCCTACATTTCTCCAGCATCCCAAAATTTTTTACAGAGCCAGGGGCGAGTAAGACTGTTATTGTTTCAGCTGCTGATGGCCTCTTTAACCTCTATTCAGACATGGTCTCTGGGGGTTTAACAACCAGACCCATTTTATTTGCGTTAAAGGGTTGGCCATGTTGACAATCTAATCTCggactctttctctttctctactcttgCCGTGCAGAGCTGGATGAGGAGGACAGAAAATGCTTACAGACGGATCAGGCTGTCAAGGTTACATTAATAAATGCCATACTATTCTCTGTCGCTTTGTGTGTCTCTTTGGCTTAGGGGTGTATCCAGGCGGGTCTGTACTTCTTTAAACATGTGGTCTTTGTGGTCATAAACATGATAGTTCAGTTGTACCCTGACCCTtgacccacctctctctctctttcagaatGTGGTGCAGAGACTCACAGCTGAGGACAGGGAACCTCAGGTCCCTCCTGCACAACAGGTACAACACAGTCACAGTGTCAGTTAGTCCCTCTTTCATTGGGTTAAAGAATCAATGTTCATCAGAAGACATCTGGATATCAGGCATTTCAGCATAATCTCTGTTGATTTTGAAGTTACATATTCCATAACCATATTGGTAATGGGTaataacacattgggaatagatTTGCGAGCTATTATAACAACACTGTTCAAGGGCTGAAAGAGGGAATAAAACTCCTATCAAATTACATTGGTCCTATATCCAATCTGATGATGAGGTTGGTAAATTGGTTGCCTTGACTATTTCTAATTCTATGACTTACATTGTCTTCCCTACAGCCCCGAGGTAGCAGACAGCCTGAACACGATAATGATATCAAGGTCAGTCATCCACGGGCTATTTTCCCACTTTACTGGTAGTGAAAGAGATTAAGGGTTAAGTGGATGGCTAACTGAAAGGTGTGTGTGCGCATGAGTGCGTCCCTGCCATTATGTGTGTGGCTCGTGTGTGTTGAGTCTTCAGGAGCTGGGAGAGCGTCTGCGGGTCCTGCCTCTCACTGAGAAGAACAAGAGAATGTTTGATAATGCCCAGCGCCACCTCACCCCTTCTGTCCTGCACCAGTTTGCCTGCCAGACCTGTGACAAGGACTGGTGGCGTCGGGTACCCCAGAGGAAGAGGGTAATGCTCTTCCATACATACCCACCTGGTATTCACCGTGGTCTCCACACATTGGTACACTCTGTTTGATGTGCATGCCAAACCCATTCATAATAGTTCAAAAGTATTTCTCCATGCCTGTGTCTGTAACTGTGTTCCTGTTACCTTGTTACTTTGTCTTAGAATGTGTATTTCACATGGCCAGTTCATCTACTAACTGGGGACTCCACTGACTGTCATCTCTCCTAGGTATCTCGCTGTCACCTGTGCAAGAAGAAATATGACCCTGTCCCTTATGACAAAATGTGGGGTATTGGAGAGTTCTGCTGCACCAAATGCACACGCTCCTTCAGGTAAAAACTGGAGCGTCCTGTACATGTGGGATTATAAGACATTATACATGTGATTTAATCTCTATGCACTTGGTTTGATTTGTCCATCAGGGGCTTTGGGAGGATGGATTTGGGCTCCCCCTGCTACTCCTGCCGAACTCTGGTGATCCCAACAGAGATTCTTCCTCCACGCAAGGGAGGGGTAGGAGGAGCAGGACCCAGAAAACCTATCCCACACAGCTGCCTCGCTGAGGACTGTTACAACAGACAAGGTTAAActacacacgcacgcgcacacacacacacacacacacacacacaggattgcTGTACAGTGCAATGTACTGTGGTTTGTAGAGTGTGTTACTACAAACAAGTACCCCCAGATGGCGGCCTTTTACATGGCTGTCTGGCTGCTGGCTCCAGCCAACTAACTGGCCTTGTACTTCCATGCCAGAGCCCCATGTTCCTGGGACAGAGTGTGTCCACCCCCGCAGTCGCCAGAGGAACAGGAAGCCTCGCGTGGTCAATCCCAGCTCCGTCCACATCAGCTCCGGCTCCACCGTCAACACCTGCCTGAGCCAAGGAAGCCTGGAGAACCTATACGACCTCATCATGGATGACatcagagaggagagtgaagaggacaaccgtagtggtagcagcagcagcTAGAGCAGCACTGATGTTACCAGTGACCAACAGTCGTGAGCAGCTTCCATGCTTCCCCAATGGTGCTTCCAACGCTTACCTTAGGTTCACATTCAGTGTAAGGATGGCATCTCATAGGCCTACTGACATAGTATTGGTTCTACTTTCCTTTCATTTTAAAAACCATGAAAATACAGCTCAATATTCACAACAGTCAGATGATATAAGTGAGATGATAGAACTAGTTTCATGTTTTGCTTTTGTCTTTGTTTATGCTTCTTGAAGTGTTGCCAcgtgttgttgctgctgctttGTTAATGTCTGAATGATAAGGGGAGATTGACCGCACTGGCTTCTGCCCATAATTCTGACTTTACTTTTGGTTACCTATTCAGGAGTTAGCTTTCTAGTGATATGTGTGTTCAAATAGATTTGTCATATCAACTTGAACAAGAATATATTATAAAACACAAATAATGCAttttggtccccccccccccaaaacacatataatgcattatgaaatcTTACTATTATTAATTTTCAATACGACTcgggttcaaatcaaattgtatttgtcacatgcaccgaatacaacaggtgaaacgcttacttacaagcccttaaccagcaatgcagaGTTTTAAAAAAAGTAAGAAAATATTCAAAAacgtaacacaataaaataacaataacgaggctatatataggggttcccggtaccgagtcaatgtgcggggcacaggttcattgaggtaatatgtacatgtagataggggtaaagtgactatgcatagataataagcagggagtaacagcagtgtaaaaacaaagggggggtcaatgtaaatactccgggtggccattttgattagatgttcaggagtcttatggcttggggatagaagcttttaaggagccttttggatctagacttggcgctctggtgcCGCtcgccgtgcggtagcagagggaaTAGTCTATGATATGGGTGGCTGGATTCTTTCACAATTTTTAGGAGGACAAATCACATACATGCCACCGTGGATTTTAATATATCACTGTAAATAATGTAGAAGATACCTGTACACCAATAAAGCATAATTTATTCTGTTTGTTTAAGAATAAcctgaaaaaaacatttaaagtgGGGTTCAAAGTTATTGAGAAAGATTGACAAAGATAAGCAATATTGACTTTATTAACTAAagaattcaaatactgagctatattgaatGCGCAAAAAATAGGGaaattattattttatactaataatACAAttcctcagagaaagagatgttATTTAACATGtaatattttttctctctcaaaagGGTAgtggtcaaaatgattgacatcCCTAAAAGATTCTAATAAATAAAATAGTCAAAGGTTTTGTATTTGGTCCCATGtccctagcacacaatgactacatcaagcttgttacGACAAACtttttggatgcatttgcagttcgtTTAAGTTGTGTTTCAGATCATTTTGtgaccaatagaaatgaatggtaaatcatgtattgtgtctttttggaatcacttttattgtaaataagaatatattgTTTCTAAACACCTCTACATTAATGTGGGTGCTACCTTGATTGCGGGTAATGAATCGTAAATAATGATGAgggagaaagttacagagggacTAAAGGTATAACATTGGATGGTCTAcatgtatatactacctcaatcagcctgactaactggtgtctgtatgtagcctctctacttttatagcctgtctttttactgttgttttatttctttacctacctattgttcacctaataccttttttgtactattggttagagcctgtaagtaa contains the following coding sequences:
- the LOC109897326 gene encoding shiftless antiviral inhibitor of ribosomal frameshifting protein homolog is translated as MSSLQDEFELEKSVRRFRETFHGKIAVEKATLLMRRYANNHQMVTWAVILKKGNELDEEDRKCLQTDQAVKNVVQRLTAEDREPQVPPAQQPRGSRQPEHDNDIKELGERLRVLPLTEKNKRMFDNAQRHLTPSVLHQFACQTCDKDWWRRVPQRKRVSRCHLCKKKYDPVPYDKMWGIGEFCCTKCTRSFRGFGRMDLGSPCYSCRTLVIPTEILPPRKGGVGGAGPRKPIPHSCLAEDCYNRQEPHVPGTECVHPRSRQRNRKPRVVNPSSVHISSGSTVNTCLSQGSLENLYDLIMDDIREESEEDNRSGSSSS